AGCGATGCCCCGCGAGGAACGGGGGTTGGGGACCGGGGAGGAGGTGGGGCCGaggtgggggtggagggggtgTGGGGAGGCTCAGCGGGGCCGCTGCCGGTAGTTGCCGTTGATCTCCTGGGAGATGGTGACAGCCTCGGCACCCAGCGGCAGCTTGTCACTGTACTCAGAGCGCACCTCGAACTCCTCGCCGTTGGCTTTGGATTGTGACTCCGCCATGGAGCTGGCTGCCACGCTCTCCTCTCGCTCCAGCTCCGGAGCCCCTTCGacttctctcctcctcctccacctgcctccttcttcatcctcctcctcctcctcctcttcttcctccacctCTGCCTCCCCTACCTCGCTGGGATTGTAGTTCTTCTCAGACTCCAGGTAGGAGACACGGGGGTCAAAGTCAGCGGCCATGTGCTTCTCCATCTGGTCTGGGTTCTGGGCCTTCATGATGAGCTTGTAGGTCTTCCCTTGGTATTTGGAGAGGAGGTGGCACCACGTGGCCCCCATCAGGGGTAAGGTGGCCAGCACCAGCAAGAAGATGCTCACCACCACGATGATGATGAGCGAGGGGATCTCTTTTTTGGTGGTGAAGACCACTTGGACCTGGCAGTCCTCCCCGAGGTAGGTGAGGCACACGGAATAGTTGGTGCCGGGGTTCAAGCCCTGGAACCAGTACGAGTTCACCCCTTCTTCAATCTTGGACCACTGGACCAAGGCATGGCccttgctgctctcctggcacAGGTAGAGCATCCTGAGGTGGACCTTCTCGGGCTGCGTGTAGGTGGGTGTGAGCTGCACCCGGGCGTCGCGCTCTGACACGTCCAGAGCGATCACCCCCAGGTCGAATGTGTGCTGCTTGAAGTCGCCGCTCTGGTTGAAGGCGTGATTGGAGATGTACTTGCTGGTTTGTGTGGAGCCACACTTCTTCTCAAAGGGTGGCAGCTGGAAAGGGATTTGCCCATCTCCCGTGGACTCTGTCCCAGCTGCCAAGGATGGTTGGCTCTGCCGGGTGGGACCAAGGGGTTTGCTCCTCTCATCTGGTGTGAGCACGCTATTCTTCGCTCCCTTGGCCCCAGGCTTCTTGTCACCTGGCTGTGCTTTACCCCCCAGTGGGTCCCTCCCAGGCTGCAGTGGGTATTTCTGGGTGCCTGCCACAGCCACGTTGACAGAGGTCTGGTTGCTCCCCATTTCATTGGAAGCCAGGCAGGTGTAGGTGCCTTCTTCCCTCTTGCTCAGGTGGGGAATCACCAAGGTGCCATTCTTGAAGACCAAGAAGCGCTCAGGGTCCCATTTGGACTGGTCCTTCCCAGCGGTCTCATTCGGGTTCCCGTTGAGCTCCAGGGTTTGGCTGGAGGTGCGGATCTTCCAGCTCACTTCGGGCAGTGGGGTGCCCGTCACGGCACAGTGCAGTGTCAGGGTGAAGCCATCAAAGAGCTCAGTGGTGTCCAGGTTGGGGTAATAGGTGAGCTGCACCGTGGGCGAGGCGCACTGCACATCCGGGATCTTCCCCACCGGCACTCCTTGGAGCTGCTCCGGGAGGGCACAAGTGATGGAGTCCTTCTCAGGGATGGAGATGAGTGTGCTGTCCATCCACTTCTTCAGCCACTGGAGCTTGCAGGAGCACTCAAAGGGGTTGTTGTAGATCTGCAGGTGGGAGAGGGAACTGAGCGAGTCAAAGATCCCCTCAGCAAGGGTGGTGAACTTGTTGTTGTTGATGCGGAGGGACCGGAGGTCCTTCAGGGTGTGGAAAGCCCCCTGAGGTACCAGAGCCATGTGGTTATTGTTCATCTTGAGCAGCTGGAGAGCGCTGAGGTTGTAGAGGTCCTGCCAGGGGAAGTCCACGATCTGGTTGTGGCTGATGTCGAGGTTTTTCAGCTGCACCAGGATGGCGAAGGCACCGGGCTCGATGGAGCGGATCTCGTTGTGTGCCAACCAGAGGGAGGTGACCTGGGTCACTTCCACGAAGGAACGCCGCTGCAGTGAGGTGATCTTGTTGGCCGAGAGGCTGAGGGTGGTCACGTTGGAAGGCAAACCCGTGGGCACCACTTGGAGGTCCTTGTAGGCGCAGTCGGCGAACTGGTGCGCGTACTTGTCCACGCAAGCGCAGGGCTCGGGGCACGCCCGGGCCAAGCCGAGCAGGGCCACTAGCCACAGGGCCAGCAGCGGGGCCATCTCCCCCTGCCAAGGGATACAGGGGGTCTCAAGGCTGCCGGCCCacgtccccgccccgctcccggccccggtCCCCGCCCGGCGGGAGGCGGTGGCGGGGCCGCGCCCCATTGTCTGTACCCGGCTCCCCCCGCCTGCCGCCCCCTCGCCCCTCGCTCGTGCTCAtcccctcttccccttctcgctcgttttcctccctttcccatcCAGCTCTTCCCATCCTTCTCACTCTCTTTTTCTCGTCTTGATTAagcttttccttcccccagaccctcaaaaattaattaaatctcgttttctttcttccctgctttaatttctcccttttcaattatttctttcccttttcttttttttcttcctttctttcatctttCCTGTCCCCACTTTTCTCCCTCCCACCTCCATTCCTCCCTAGTTCTctccttccctgttttccacTCTCGCTGACTCCCTCCTTCGCCCCTTTCCCCCACTTCCCGCACCGCACCGGGGCTGACCCCGCACCTTACCCGCTCCTAAGTGCCGTTAAGCAACACGCAGCCCTTCTCCTCGTCGTTACCGGCCCTCCGCATCCTCCTCCCGACCCCCGTCCCTGTGGCACGGAGGAGCCTCCGCCAGCCCGGACACGACGGTGAGGGGCGGGGGGACCCCACCCGTCCCCCCGCACCTCTCCGGGCTGAGCTGTGAGCCGGAGCGGGGCCGTACGGGCACTGGGCTGCCGAGGCGACAGCGAAAGGGAGGAATTAGCATTTCTGCCAGCCTCCCCCTCCGCTCggctgccccctccctcctcgccacccctttcccatcccaccacccACCCACCGCCGCCGCTCGCCAGCCTGCGGCGAGGACGGGGCCGGCTGCTCCCGCGACGGGCGCGGCACCCTCCTACCCCCcctaaaaaattcaaaataaccaaaataaaCACCCACCCGGCAGAGCAACGAATACAACTCCGCGCGCTTGGCAGCAGGCGTCATCCAGCCCCCCTCCAACCCCGTCCGCCGTTTTGACTTCCCCGGTGCCCCCCCGGAGGGACCGAAATGCCGTCGTGGCGGATGCGGGACACGGCTACCCCCGTCCTCCCGGGACATGGCGGGGTCGCAGCCCTTTGTGGAGCGCTTGTGGACGGGGATGCGGAGGTTGGACCCTCCCGCCCCCGGTCCCCGGGctgtgctgccatccccccACGCCCGATCCATGCGGTATTTCCACGGGCGATGAGCGGCGTGTGCCAGCCGGTCCCGTCGCTCGGCGCTCGTTGAATGCAAAGCGCTTTTAAACACGGAGGGGGTTAGGagatgggaggggagagaaatacacgggggctgccgggggtccccaAGACGGGACCGTTCTCTCGCAGCTTCCTCCCGAAGGTTTCAGCCCCTTGGAAAGGCGCAGGGAGCCCTCTATTCCCCTCGTGGTTTCGCCTCGACGTGTGAGGCTGTTCTCCCCCTCCACCCTCGGTCCTGCCCCTCTCACCGAGAAACCATTGATTTTGGGAGCGTGATCGATTCCTGTCTCCCgccatccctcccttcccccctgcATCCCTCCATCCTCTCCCCTCCGGGAGCTCTGCCGGGGGGTGCCGAGGCGGACTCATCATGGATTCGGATGGGTCAGTCCACTCCTCCCGGTGTCCCCGACCCGGCTCTGTCGCGACAGACAGCGGCCCCGCCTAGAGCTGCGGCTACCGCCCCTTCCCCATTCCCCACGGGGACTTGGCACATCCCGGGGAGCTTCAGGCGTGGGGACCCCCGGGGATCTGAGGGGGGGCCCCACTGCCTTCCTGCTTACTCGCAGGAGTAGTAAAAGCCCGGCCACCTCTCCCTCGGCGAGAGCTCGGCCCCGCATCCCAGCCCCGAGGCCACGGGATGGGCGTGTTCTTCCAAGGacgaggagagggaggagggagcggAGAGGGGGTGATGACTGGAGGGACAGAGCGCAAGCTGCTTGACAGCGAAATGTCAGATTTGATCCTCGATGATGGCTCCCATCCTCCCAGGAGCCATGTCCAAAGCCCCCCAGCCTGACACCTGCTGCCCGACACAGATTTGGCCCAACCCAACCAACGCTCCGCAAGGAAAACCCTGGGAATGGTCCAAGGGAACTGTCCCGAGCAGATGGGCAAGGCCACTTTGGTACAGTGATCCGCTGAGGGGCCACACAGAAGGGAGGCACCGCTTCAAATCCAGTGGATACATCCACAGGGCAGCGCTTCCATGTCTCCCTTCCTGCTGGAGAAGGGTTTGAACGGCCATGGTGCTCTCAGCATCTTCGGAGCTGAGCCATGactcatccccatcccacccctgtgGCTGGCTGGTCACCCAGCATGTCCTCACCCTCACCATGACACTCCCAAGCACCCGTGCTCAGGGAATTACAGCATCAGGCATTTGGAGTTGTGGTTTATAGGCGTTTTCCCCTCATTTTGCTCACTTTCTGAACACCTGTGGGCTGTCACTCTCTCCTGAGCCCCACAGCAGGGAGTTCTGTGGTTAGTGGGGCAGCACTTGTGGGCTCAGCATCGCCAAACAGACCCACCCTGCTCCTCACCCAGGTTATTCCACATCCCAAGCTCCCcgtgctgctgtggggctgcaggaccaTGGATTAGCCCATGCTGGTGTTGCCCCatggctgcagagctcaggtGGGAGACACAGGGATGGAAAACCCGCTTTGAGGAGCATGGAAGGGGGTTAAAATGCCACAAGAATGTGACCAGCAGGGAGAGGACACTTGTTTTCTGGTTTGGCTGCTATCCACGGCGCTCCGCTGAGCTCTTCCGAAGGGATGGATGATGCCTTCATCCATCATGCAAGAGGAAGGAACCCAAGTGTCCTAGATACAGTGGCAGCATTTCAGGAACATTTCATGTTGTGCTAGAAATGGGTCAGGGATGAGGCACGTGTGACAAGATGGATACACATCCCTCCTCATGCTCCTGAGGGCCAGACCCTCACCTAGACACTTGGGAGGGCATCGGAGCATGAAGCAGCATGGCATGG
The DNA window shown above is from Pseudopipra pipra isolate bDixPip1 chromosome 12, bDixPip1.hap1, whole genome shotgun sequence and carries:
- the LOC135420759 gene encoding immunoglobulin superfamily containing leucine-rich repeat protein 2-like; its protein translation is MAPLLALWLVALLGLARACPEPCACVDKYAHQFADCAYKDLQVVPTGLPSNVTTLSLSANKITSLQRRSFVEVTQVTSLWLAHNEIRSIEPGAFAILVQLKNLDISHNQIVDFPWQDLYNLSALQLLKMNNNHMALVPQGAFHTLKDLRSLRINNNKFTTLAEGIFDSLSSLSHLQIYNNPFECSCKLQWLKKWMDSTLISIPEKDSITCALPEQLQGVPVGKIPDVQCASPTVQLTYYPNLDTTELFDGFTLTLHCAVTGTPLPEVSWKIRTSSQTLELNGNPNETAGKDQSKWDPERFLVFKNGTLVIPHLSKREEGTYTCLASNEMGSNQTSVNVAVAGTQKYPLQPGRDPLGGKAQPGDKKPGAKGAKNSVLTPDERSKPLGPTRQSQPSLAAGTESTGDGQIPFQLPPFEKKCGSTQTSKYISNHAFNQSGDFKQHTFDLGVIALDVSERDARVQLTPTYTQPEKVHLRMLYLCQESSKGHALVQWSKIEEGVNSYWFQGLNPGTNYSVCLTYLGEDCQVQVVFTTKKEIPSLIIIVVVSIFLLVLATLPLMGATWCHLLSKYQGKTYKLIMKAQNPDQMEKHMAADFDPRVSYLESEKNYNPSEVGEAEVEEEEEEEEEDEEGGRWRRRREVEGAPELEREESVAASSMAESQSKANGEEFEVRSEYSDKLPLGAEAVTISQEINGNYRQRPR